A genomic segment from Bradysia coprophila strain Holo2 chromosome III, BU_Bcop_v1, whole genome shotgun sequence encodes:
- the LOC119074333 gene encoding arginine-glutamic acid dipeptide repeats protein isoform X6, whose amino-acid sequence MAASTQGEIRVGSGHQVNDVYAKLPDYEPIENYKEVDERELEEKRWSPAIVLDGDLLMYLRAARSMAAFQGMCDGGSPEDGCMAASRDDTTINAFDVLHDSGYDPGKALQALVKCPVPKGIDKKWTEDETKKFIKGLRQFGKNFFRIHKDLLPHKETPELVEFYYLWKKTPGANNNRPHRRRRAGSLRRNRVTRASNAPTNKKEETPEPTSTDTRPASITKEDNSSLTEDDASECESDSSTTNKRSTSNNTEILGDESPSRMRTRNKQAKDQSSNKRPKRGTDTPDTANDNPKTPNKNDKRKSTNNKPETPKAKKRPNIDVDADNDTSEDKDKRKRCDSPTESINSDSRPESVIDDQENTSEPPESSLSVHVPKDSEEKLEDPLSIAIMEPLSCVSSNEKDEEVEEESNQEPSIVDPSSEQAEPDPVVDDNAEVKVETKLPNEEEEEEQNTVPTENIPVTGSSQPEETFAPQPNPATTAVTSVINAAVSPSSFAAKEEEMVSAIANIKQETTSATTGAVNYASKDVLYIKKEPGDDSTDNSNSNEPHDLKVKVEIKTEKKPEASEQEPKFEEDHTAVAKPPSFEGHIKYGMTDPHMKYGMEATKYGDPMKFSHENPSKYPPDMTMKYPPQETLKYNPDGVMKYDMKPYMENPQKYTDESMKPYPENPMKMEQPQVLKGGPYQTEPADMKYNPESQHKYTMPPEALKYENDEGAAGMNKHSYPEPHSAHRSPYDQPQSMMKFGEQMSKFHGMPPSASNPQDLKYLPEMKYRVQDGSVKSQYSADNLIKSSAYPDHLSSMKYPPTDIDNSARSTPNQDSQGSNSNFQTQLHPHGNIPSPQTRAGSPQNQSPHLNQSQSTPLILSHPGLPSHHGSSHLPSNHPSLLSSSASPTVTPGGLTQQSQHLHGTANMPLGMSSGLNPANPSILPPTSTSSTHPTLHRPHQDIPSPLHHPLVGFGSHTSSSHNQSPSAPANNSRNESDRLERRDSGLHHRASPVGGMIPGSSSGLLTHPAIPHMHLGGPPTVPSVALPLLSSHHPSHLGPPLLPPNSSVPNAPLPLISSHSGSGLSDGRHTPISVPPSSTHAPTPTTASSAFSRTSPSVQYASLPPSSAHRTSSPSQPPNSLTRGSPLHLPHHSSASALSAAAAAAAERDRQALMRQQSPHMTPPPVSSSSLIASPLSKMYGQPPRSLGASSPPHHLRPGASPPVLRHPQMPLPLPLTGSMPTPMGMHPAHNPYSHHLIHPMFYPHQHNPFNAPYASYHPYSPAGYQFMARPPPPNAALEASVMSHHQSVPPRCDEPPAHVDKQMSISNSPSIHKQIKPPAPKTPQGSSSSGSNSGAGPYPSPHQYSQPHQFAESPLSAGKTSHMDALRAHAHSASSGLSHHPTDPVHVDIEPDPEPEVPSPTHNIQRGPSPDCKPDDTECHRSQSAIFVRRCDRGDYNSCTRTDLEFKPVADSKLARKREERDRKLAEKERERRQQQQQQAAQQQQQAAAAQQQQQQQQQQQQQQQQQQHQQQQAQQAAAQQQAQQQAAQQAKMKSEIKPYVDTPALRQLSEYARPHGFREFEDLKNAQAAAAASSRLDPHWMEFYRMRGLHPSQFPLYPNQAAISQLERERLGIPPSHHGLDPNDPMIRLAGEFHAHSHTHLHLHSQQQQEAVGFQLPPNVPPYPRPNMLLGREHNPEVLLRMSYADQLQAAEFRQTMDRAHTLHEQYFSARLVADFLREMELYFTLFDHMR is encoded by the exons ATGGCGGCCTCCACTCAGGGAGAAATCAGAGTGGGTTCCGGCCACCAGGTAAACGATGTCTAT GCAAAACTTCCCGATTACGAACcaattgaaaattacaaagaAGTTGATGAACGTGAATTAGAAGAAAAACGATGGAGTCCTGCAATTGTATTAGACGGCGATTTGTTAATGTACTTACGAGCTGCTAGATCTATGGCAGCATTTCAAGGTATGTGTGATGGGGGATCTCCAGAAGACGGATGTATGGCAGCGAGTCGTGATGATACTACAATAAACGCATTTGATGTT CTACATGATTCTGGATATGACCCAGGCAAAGCGTTGCAAGCATTAGTTAAGTGCCCTGTACCAAAGGGAATCGATAAAAAATGGACTGAAgatgaaacaaagaaatttattaaagGTTTGAGACAATTTGGAAAGAACTTTTTCCGAATACACAAGGATTTATTGCCGCACAAAGAAACT CCCGAATTAGTGGAATTTTACTATTTATGGAAGAAAACGCCCGGTGCCAACAATAATCGACCACATAGACGTCGACGGGCAGGTTCACTTCGACGGAATCGAGTGACCCGTGCAAGTAATGCACCAACAAATAAAAAGGAAGAAACTCCTGAACCGACCTCAACAGACACACGACCAGCATCGATAACGAAAGAGGATAATAGCTCATTGACAGAGGACGATGCAAGCGAGTGTGAAAGTGATTCGAGTACGACAAATAAAC GTTCGACATCAAATAATACTGAAATTCTTGGTGACGAGTCTCCATCGAGAATGAGGACTCGCAATAAGCAAGCCAAAGATCAATCCAGTAACAAGCGCCCGAAACGAGGTACTGATACTCCTGATACGGCTAACGATAATCCAAAAACACCCaacaaaaatgacaaaagAAAAAGCACCAATAATAAGCCAGAAACGCCAAAGGCAAAGAAACGTCCCAATATTGACGTGGATGCTGACAATGACACATCCGAGGACAAAGATAAACGTAAACGATGTGAT AGTCCCACTGAAAGCATCAACTCTGACAGTCGACCAGAATCTGTCATTGATGATCAGGAGAATACGAGTGAGCCTCCAGAGAGCTCTCTATCTGTTCATGTACCTAAAGATTCAGAAGAAAAACTGGAAGATCCTCTGTCCATAGCCATTATGGAACCACTCTCATGCGTCAGCAGCAATGAAAAGGACGAAGAAGTGGAAGAAGAATCGAATCAAGAACCTTCAATCGTTGATCCGAGCAGTGAACAAGCTGAACCAGATCCAGTTGTAGACGATAATGCAGAGGTGAAAGTCGAAACCAAGTTACcgaacgaagaagaagaagaggaaCAGAACACTGTGCCAACGGAAAATATCCCGGTAACGGGTTCCAGTCAACCAGAAGAGACGTTTGCACCACAACCAAATCCAGCGACTACGGCAGTTACTTCTGTTATAAATGCTGCAGTTTCTCCCAGCTCATTTGCTGCTAAGGAAGAGGAAATGGTTTCCGCTATAGCGAATATCAAGCAGGAAACGACCTCAGCTACCACAGGAGCTGTAAACTATGCTTCTAAAGATGTTTTGTACATCAAAAAGGAGCCTGGAGATGATTCTACAGACAATAGCAACAGTAATGAACCGCATGACTTGAAGGTCAAAGTCGAAATAAAGACTGAAAAGAAGCCAGAAGCGTCTGAACAGGAACCGAAATTCGAGGAAGATCACACTGCTGTTGCGAAACCACCATCATTCGAAGGGCATATAAAATACGGAATGACTGATCCTCACATGAAATACGGGATGGAAGCTACGAAGTATGGCGAtccaatgaaattttcacatGAGAATCCGAGCAAATATCCGCCTGATATGACTATGAAGTATCCACCACAAGAGACATTAAAATATAATCCCGATGGAGTGATGAAGTATGACATGAAGCCATACAtggaaaatcctcaaaaataCACGGACGAATCAATGAAACCGTACCCGGAGAATCCAATGAAAATGGAACAGCCACAAGTGCTGAAAGGAGGTCCATATCAAACAGAACCAGCTGACATGAAATATAATCCAGAGAGCCAGCACAAGTATACAATGCCGCCAGAAGCACTGAAGTATGAAAACGACGAAGGGGCCGCAGGTATGAACAAACACTCCTACCCCGAACCACACTCTGCTCATCGATCTCCATACGATCAACCGCAGTCTATGATGAAATTTGGAGAACAAATGTCGAAATTCCATGGAATGCCACCGAGTGCTTCAAATCCACAAGATTTGAAGTATTTACCAGAAATGAAGTACCGCGTTCAAGATGGCTCCGTAAAATCACAATACTCTGCGGACAACTTGATTAAAAGTTCGGCTTATCCCGATCATCTTAGTTCGATGAAATACCCACCGACGGATATCGATAACTCGGCACGGTCCACTCCGAATCAGGATAGTCAGGGAAGTAACAGCAATTTCCAGACACAGCTTCATCCACATGGAAATATTCCGTCGCCACAAACAAGAGCTGGCTCTCCACAAAATCAGTCACCACATTTAAATCAATCTCAATCGACTCCACTGATACTTAGTCATCCTGGTCTCCCCAGTCATCACGGCAGCAGTCATCTACCTTCGAATCATCCATCACTACTATCCTCAAGTGCATCACCAACTGTTACACCTGGTGGCCTTACGCAGCAATCACAACACTTGCATGGAACTGCAAATATGCCTCTTGGCATGTCTAGTGGATTGAATCCAGCGAATCCGTCGATACTTCCCCCAACTAGTACTTCTTCTACACATCCAACGTTGCATCGACCTCACCAAGATATACCATCTCCGCTACATCATCCATTAGTTGGTTTTGGGTCGCATACGTCGAGTAGTCACAATCAGAGCCCATCGGCACCAGCCAACAATTCAAGAAATGAATCAGATCGACTCGAAAGAAGAGATAGCGGACTACATCACCGTGCGTCGCCTGTTGGTGGAATGATTCCTGGGAGCAGTTCGGGATTGCTCACTCATCCAGCGATTCCACATATGCATCTTGGTGGACCGCCGACCGTTCCATCTGTTGCTTTGCCACTATTATCATCGCATCATCCAAGTCATTTGGGGCCACCATTGCTACCTCCAAACTCTTCTGTACCAAATGCTCCATTGCCTCTGATCAGCAGTCATTCTGGAAGTGGTTTGAGCGATGGCCGACATACACCAATTTCTGTTCCGCCATCTTCGACACACGCCCCAACGCCAACCACTGCTAGTTCAGCATTTAGTCGTACAAGTCCAAGTGTTCAGTATGCTTCGTTACCACCTTCGTCTGCTCATCGCACAAGTTCTCCATCACAACCACCGAATAGTTTAACAAGAGGAAGTCCGCTACATTTACCACACCATTCATCTGCATCAGCCTTGTCTGCGGCTGCAGCAGCAGCTGCTGAACGTGATCGTCAAGCTTTAATGCGTCAGCAATCACCACATATGACACCTCCGCCAGTGTCATCATCATCGCTGATAGCAAGTCCATtaagcaaaatgtatggacaGCCGCCAAGATCGTTGGGCGCATCGTCTCCACCACATCACTTGCGACCAGGAGCTTCACCTCCAGTTCTCCGACATCCACAAATGCCTCTTCCACTTCCATTAACTGGAAGTATGCCTACACCAATGGGAATGCATCCAGCACATAATCCTTACTCTCACCATTTGATTCATCCAATGTTCTATCCGCATCAACACAATCCATTCAACGCTCCGTACGCCTCTTATCATCCGTATTCTCCAGCTGGCTATCAATTTATGGCTAGACCGCCACCTCCGAATGCAGCACTTGAAGCGAGTGTCATGTCTCACCATCAAAGTGTTCCACCACGATGTGACGAACCGCCAGCACATGTGGACAAACAAATGTCCATATCCAATTCACCGAGCATTCACAAACAG ATTAAACCTCCAGCACCTAAAACTCCACAGGGAAGTAGTAGCAGCGGAAGTAACAGTGGAGCAGGACCGTATCCGAGTCCACATCAATATTCTCAACCACATCAATTTGCCGAATCGCCATTGTCGGCGGGTAAAACAAGCCACATGGATGCGTTGAGAGCACATGCACATTCGGCTAGTAGCGGACTGAGTCATCATCCAACAGATCCTGTTCATGTCGATATCGAACCAGATCCTGAACCAGAAGTTCCTAGCCCTACACATAACATACAGCGCGGTCCTAGTCCCGATTGTAAGCCGGATGATACAGAATGCCATCGTTCGCAGTCGGCAAT ATTTGTTCGCCGATGTGACCGTGGTGATTACAATTCATGCACACGAACCGATCTCGAGTTCAAGCCTGTTGCAGATTCGAAATTAGCAAGAAAGCGAGAGGAACGGGATCGGAAATTGGCCGAGAAGGAACGTGAACGTCgtcaacagcaacaacagcaaGCTGctcaacagcaacaacaagcTGCAGCTGcccaacagcagcagcagcagcaacaacagcaacaacaacaacagcagcagcaacagcaCCAGCAACAACAGGCCCAACAAGCTGCCGCTCAACAACAAGCTCAACAACAGGCTGCACAACAAGCCAAAATGAAATCGGAAATCAAACCGTATGTCGACACACCAGCATTGAGACAGTTGTCCGAGTATGCTAGACCGCATGGTTTCAG agaATTTGAGGATCTGAAAAATGCTCAAGCTGCAGCTGCTGCGTCTTCGAGACTTGATCCACATTGGATGGAATTTTACAGGATGCG CGGTCTTCATCCATCCCAATTCCCCCTTTATCCGAACCAAGCAGCTATATCTCAACTGGAACGCGAACGACTTGGCATACCTCCTTCACATCATGGACTTGATCCGAACGATCCAATG ATACGATTGGCTGGCGAATTTCACGCCCATTCTCATACTCATTTACATTTGCATTCACAGCAACAGCAAGAAGCAGTCGGATTCCAGCTACCAC CCAACGTACCACCATATCCACGACCGAATATGTTATTGGGGAGGGAACACAATCCGGAAGTTTTGCTGCGTATGTCCTACGCTGATCAATTGCAG GCGGCCGAGTTCCGACAGACGATGGATCGAGCGCATACATTGCACGAACAGTACTTCAG TGCAAGACTTGTCGCGGATTTTCTAAGAGAAATGGAGCTTTATTTTACTCTATTTGATCATATGCGGTAG
- the LOC119074333 gene encoding arginine-glutamic acid dipeptide repeats protein isoform X5, with amino-acid sequence MAASTQGEIRVGSGHQVNDVYAKLPDYEPIENYKEVDERELEEKRWSPAIVLDGDLLMYLRAARSMAAFQGMCDGGSPEDGCMAASRDDTTINAFDVLHDSGYDPGKALQALVKCPVPKGIDKKWTEDETKKFIKGLRQFGKNFFRIHKDLLPHKETPELVEFYYLWKKTPGANNNRPHRRRRAGSLRRNRVTRASNAPTNKKEETPEPTSTDTRPASITKEDNSSLTEDDASECESDSSTTNKRSTSNNTEILGDESPSRMRTRNKQAKDQSSNKRPKRGTDTPDTANDNPKTPNKNDKRKSTNNKPETPKAKKRPNIDVDADNDTSEDKDKRKRCDSPTESINSDSRPESVIDDQENTSEPPESSLSVHVPKDSEEKLEDPLSIAIMEPLSCVSSNEKDEEVEEESNQEPSIVDPSSEQAEPDPVVDDNAEVKVETKLPNEEEEEEQNTVPTENIPVTGSSQPEETFAPQPNPATTAVTSVINAAVSPSSFAAKEEEMVSAIANIKQETTSATTGAVNYASKDVLYIKKEPGDDSTDNSNSNEPHDLKVKVEIKTEKKPEASEQEPKFEEDHTAVAKPPSFEGHIKYGMTDPHMKYGMEATKYGDPMKFSHENPSKYPPDMTMKYPPQETLKYNPDGVMKYDMKPYMENPQKYTDESMKPYPENPMKMEQPQVLKGGPYQTEPADMKYNPESQHKYTMPPEALKYENDEGAAGMNKHSYPEPHSAHRSPYDQPQSMMKFGEQMSKFHGMPPSASNPQDLKYLPEMKYRVQDGSVKSQYSADNLIKSSAYPDHLSSMKYPPTDIDNSARSTPNQDSQGSNSNFQTQLHPHGNIPSPQTRAGSPQNQSPHLNQSQSTPLILSHPGLPSHHGSSHLPSNHPSLLSSSASPTVTPGGLTQQSQHLHGTANMPLGMSSGLNPANPSILPPTSTSSTHPTLHRPHQDIPSPLHHPLVGFGSHTSSSHNQSPSAPANNSRNESDRLERRDSGLHHRASPVGGMIPGSSSGLLTHPAIPHMHLGGPPTVPSVALPLLSSHHPSHLGPPLLPPNSSVPNAPLPLISSHSGSGLSDGRHTPISVPPSSTHAPTPTTASSAFSRTSPSVQYASLPPSSAHRTSSPSQPPNSLTRGSPLHLPHHSSASALSAAAAAAAERDRQALMRQQSPHMTPPPVSSSSLIASPLSKMYGQPPRSLGASSPPHHLRPGASPPVLRHPQMPLPLPLTGSMPTPMGMHPAHNPYSHHLIHPMFYPHQHNPFNAPYASYHPYSPAGYQFMARPPPPNAALEASVMSHHQSVPPRCDEPPAHVDKQMSISNSPSIHKQIKPPAPKTPQGSSSSGSNSGAGPYPSPHQYSQPHQFAESPLSAGKTSHMDALRAHAHSASSGLSHHPTDPVHVDIEPDPEPEVPSPTHNIQRGPSPDCKPDDTECHRSQSAIFVRRCDRGDYNSCTRTDLEFKPVADSKLARKREERDRKLAEKERERRQQQQQQAAQQQQQAAAAQQQQQQQQQQQQQQQQQQHQQQQAQQAAAQQQAQQQAAQQAKMKSEIKPYVDTPALRQLSEYARPHGFSPVEPMVPYHHPMGPMYSREREFEDLKNAQAAAAASSRLDPHWMEFYRMRGLHPSQFPLYPNQAAISQLERERLGIPPSHHGLDPNDPMQQQEAVGFQLPPNVPPYPRPNMLLGREHNPEVLLRMSYADQLQAAEFRQTMDRAHTLHEQYFSARLVADFLREMELYFTLFDHMR; translated from the exons ATGGCGGCCTCCACTCAGGGAGAAATCAGAGTGGGTTCCGGCCACCAGGTAAACGATGTCTAT GCAAAACTTCCCGATTACGAACcaattgaaaattacaaagaAGTTGATGAACGTGAATTAGAAGAAAAACGATGGAGTCCTGCAATTGTATTAGACGGCGATTTGTTAATGTACTTACGAGCTGCTAGATCTATGGCAGCATTTCAAGGTATGTGTGATGGGGGATCTCCAGAAGACGGATGTATGGCAGCGAGTCGTGATGATACTACAATAAACGCATTTGATGTT CTACATGATTCTGGATATGACCCAGGCAAAGCGTTGCAAGCATTAGTTAAGTGCCCTGTACCAAAGGGAATCGATAAAAAATGGACTGAAgatgaaacaaagaaatttattaaagGTTTGAGACAATTTGGAAAGAACTTTTTCCGAATACACAAGGATTTATTGCCGCACAAAGAAACT CCCGAATTAGTGGAATTTTACTATTTATGGAAGAAAACGCCCGGTGCCAACAATAATCGACCACATAGACGTCGACGGGCAGGTTCACTTCGACGGAATCGAGTGACCCGTGCAAGTAATGCACCAACAAATAAAAAGGAAGAAACTCCTGAACCGACCTCAACAGACACACGACCAGCATCGATAACGAAAGAGGATAATAGCTCATTGACAGAGGACGATGCAAGCGAGTGTGAAAGTGATTCGAGTACGACAAATAAAC GTTCGACATCAAATAATACTGAAATTCTTGGTGACGAGTCTCCATCGAGAATGAGGACTCGCAATAAGCAAGCCAAAGATCAATCCAGTAACAAGCGCCCGAAACGAGGTACTGATACTCCTGATACGGCTAACGATAATCCAAAAACACCCaacaaaaatgacaaaagAAAAAGCACCAATAATAAGCCAGAAACGCCAAAGGCAAAGAAACGTCCCAATATTGACGTGGATGCTGACAATGACACATCCGAGGACAAAGATAAACGTAAACGATGTGAT AGTCCCACTGAAAGCATCAACTCTGACAGTCGACCAGAATCTGTCATTGATGATCAGGAGAATACGAGTGAGCCTCCAGAGAGCTCTCTATCTGTTCATGTACCTAAAGATTCAGAAGAAAAACTGGAAGATCCTCTGTCCATAGCCATTATGGAACCACTCTCATGCGTCAGCAGCAATGAAAAGGACGAAGAAGTGGAAGAAGAATCGAATCAAGAACCTTCAATCGTTGATCCGAGCAGTGAACAAGCTGAACCAGATCCAGTTGTAGACGATAATGCAGAGGTGAAAGTCGAAACCAAGTTACcgaacgaagaagaagaagaggaaCAGAACACTGTGCCAACGGAAAATATCCCGGTAACGGGTTCCAGTCAACCAGAAGAGACGTTTGCACCACAACCAAATCCAGCGACTACGGCAGTTACTTCTGTTATAAATGCTGCAGTTTCTCCCAGCTCATTTGCTGCTAAGGAAGAGGAAATGGTTTCCGCTATAGCGAATATCAAGCAGGAAACGACCTCAGCTACCACAGGAGCTGTAAACTATGCTTCTAAAGATGTTTTGTACATCAAAAAGGAGCCTGGAGATGATTCTACAGACAATAGCAACAGTAATGAACCGCATGACTTGAAGGTCAAAGTCGAAATAAAGACTGAAAAGAAGCCAGAAGCGTCTGAACAGGAACCGAAATTCGAGGAAGATCACACTGCTGTTGCGAAACCACCATCATTCGAAGGGCATATAAAATACGGAATGACTGATCCTCACATGAAATACGGGATGGAAGCTACGAAGTATGGCGAtccaatgaaattttcacatGAGAATCCGAGCAAATATCCGCCTGATATGACTATGAAGTATCCACCACAAGAGACATTAAAATATAATCCCGATGGAGTGATGAAGTATGACATGAAGCCATACAtggaaaatcctcaaaaataCACGGACGAATCAATGAAACCGTACCCGGAGAATCCAATGAAAATGGAACAGCCACAAGTGCTGAAAGGAGGTCCATATCAAACAGAACCAGCTGACATGAAATATAATCCAGAGAGCCAGCACAAGTATACAATGCCGCCAGAAGCACTGAAGTATGAAAACGACGAAGGGGCCGCAGGTATGAACAAACACTCCTACCCCGAACCACACTCTGCTCATCGATCTCCATACGATCAACCGCAGTCTATGATGAAATTTGGAGAACAAATGTCGAAATTCCATGGAATGCCACCGAGTGCTTCAAATCCACAAGATTTGAAGTATTTACCAGAAATGAAGTACCGCGTTCAAGATGGCTCCGTAAAATCACAATACTCTGCGGACAACTTGATTAAAAGTTCGGCTTATCCCGATCATCTTAGTTCGATGAAATACCCACCGACGGATATCGATAACTCGGCACGGTCCACTCCGAATCAGGATAGTCAGGGAAGTAACAGCAATTTCCAGACACAGCTTCATCCACATGGAAATATTCCGTCGCCACAAACAAGAGCTGGCTCTCCACAAAATCAGTCACCACATTTAAATCAATCTCAATCGACTCCACTGATACTTAGTCATCCTGGTCTCCCCAGTCATCACGGCAGCAGTCATCTACCTTCGAATCATCCATCACTACTATCCTCAAGTGCATCACCAACTGTTACACCTGGTGGCCTTACGCAGCAATCACAACACTTGCATGGAACTGCAAATATGCCTCTTGGCATGTCTAGTGGATTGAATCCAGCGAATCCGTCGATACTTCCCCCAACTAGTACTTCTTCTACACATCCAACGTTGCATCGACCTCACCAAGATATACCATCTCCGCTACATCATCCATTAGTTGGTTTTGGGTCGCATACGTCGAGTAGTCACAATCAGAGCCCATCGGCACCAGCCAACAATTCAAGAAATGAATCAGATCGACTCGAAAGAAGAGATAGCGGACTACATCACCGTGCGTCGCCTGTTGGTGGAATGATTCCTGGGAGCAGTTCGGGATTGCTCACTCATCCAGCGATTCCACATATGCATCTTGGTGGACCGCCGACCGTTCCATCTGTTGCTTTGCCACTATTATCATCGCATCATCCAAGTCATTTGGGGCCACCATTGCTACCTCCAAACTCTTCTGTACCAAATGCTCCATTGCCTCTGATCAGCAGTCATTCTGGAAGTGGTTTGAGCGATGGCCGACATACACCAATTTCTGTTCCGCCATCTTCGACACACGCCCCAACGCCAACCACTGCTAGTTCAGCATTTAGTCGTACAAGTCCAAGTGTTCAGTATGCTTCGTTACCACCTTCGTCTGCTCATCGCACAAGTTCTCCATCACAACCACCGAATAGTTTAACAAGAGGAAGTCCGCTACATTTACCACACCATTCATCTGCATCAGCCTTGTCTGCGGCTGCAGCAGCAGCTGCTGAACGTGATCGTCAAGCTTTAATGCGTCAGCAATCACCACATATGACACCTCCGCCAGTGTCATCATCATCGCTGATAGCAAGTCCATtaagcaaaatgtatggacaGCCGCCAAGATCGTTGGGCGCATCGTCTCCACCACATCACTTGCGACCAGGAGCTTCACCTCCAGTTCTCCGACATCCACAAATGCCTCTTCCACTTCCATTAACTGGAAGTATGCCTACACCAATGGGAATGCATCCAGCACATAATCCTTACTCTCACCATTTGATTCATCCAATGTTCTATCCGCATCAACACAATCCATTCAACGCTCCGTACGCCTCTTATCATCCGTATTCTCCAGCTGGCTATCAATTTATGGCTAGACCGCCACCTCCGAATGCAGCACTTGAAGCGAGTGTCATGTCTCACCATCAAAGTGTTCCACCACGATGTGACGAACCGCCAGCACATGTGGACAAACAAATGTCCATATCCAATTCACCGAGCATTCACAAACAG ATTAAACCTCCAGCACCTAAAACTCCACAGGGAAGTAGTAGCAGCGGAAGTAACAGTGGAGCAGGACCGTATCCGAGTCCACATCAATATTCTCAACCACATCAATTTGCCGAATCGCCATTGTCGGCGGGTAAAACAAGCCACATGGATGCGTTGAGAGCACATGCACATTCGGCTAGTAGCGGACTGAGTCATCATCCAACAGATCCTGTTCATGTCGATATCGAACCAGATCCTGAACCAGAAGTTCCTAGCCCTACACATAACATACAGCGCGGTCCTAGTCCCGATTGTAAGCCGGATGATACAGAATGCCATCGTTCGCAGTCGGCAAT ATTTGTTCGCCGATGTGACCGTGGTGATTACAATTCATGCACACGAACCGATCTCGAGTTCAAGCCTGTTGCAGATTCGAAATTAGCAAGAAAGCGAGAGGAACGGGATCGGAAATTGGCCGAGAAGGAACGTGAACGTCgtcaacagcaacaacagcaaGCTGctcaacagcaacaacaagcTGCAGCTGcccaacagcagcagcagcagcaacaacagcaacaacaacaacagcagcagcaacagcaCCAGCAACAACAGGCCCAACAAGCTGCCGCTCAACAACAAGCTCAACAACAGGCTGCACAACAAGCCAAAATGAAATCGGAAATCAAACCGTATGTCGACACACCAGCATTGAGACAGTTGTCCGAGTATGCTAGACCGCATGGTTTCAG TCCTGTTGAACCGATGGTTCCATATCATCATCCAATGGGGCCAATGTACAGTAGAGAGAG agaATTTGAGGATCTGAAAAATGCTCAAGCTGCAGCTGCTGCGTCTTCGAGACTTGATCCACATTGGATGGAATTTTACAGGATGCG CGGTCTTCATCCATCCCAATTCCCCCTTTATCCGAACCAAGCAGCTATATCTCAACTGGAACGCGAACGACTTGGCATACCTCCTTCACATCATGGACTTGATCCGAACGATCCAATG CAACAGCAAGAAGCAGTCGGATTCCAGCTACCAC CCAACGTACCACCATATCCACGACCGAATATGTTATTGGGGAGGGAACACAATCCGGAAGTTTTGCTGCGTATGTCCTACGCTGATCAATTGCAG GCGGCCGAGTTCCGACAGACGATGGATCGAGCGCATACATTGCACGAACAGTACTTCAG TGCAAGACTTGTCGCGGATTTTCTAAGAGAAATGGAGCTTTATTTTACTCTATTTGATCATATGCGGTAG